From Perognathus longimembris pacificus isolate PPM17 chromosome 22, ASM2315922v1, whole genome shotgun sequence, one genomic window encodes:
- the Macir gene encoding macrophage immunometabolism regulator isoform X3 — protein MEVDINGESRSTLATLPLPVAEGSSPGKAEAEKPRCSSTPCSPMRRTVSGYQILHMDSNYLVGFTTGEELLKLAQKCTGEESKGEAMPSLRSKQLDAGLARSSRLYKTRSRYYQPYEIPAVNGRRRRRMPSSGDKCTKSLPYEPYKALHGPLPLCLLKVIGINLKILCMPSKC, from the coding sequence ATGGAAGTGGATATAAATGGAGAGTCCAGAAGTACTCTGGCCACGCTGCCTTTGCCTGTGGCCGAGGGGAGTTCCCCGGGCAAAGCAGAGGCCGAGAAGCCCCGCTGTTCCAGCACGCCCTGCTCCCCCATGCGCCGGACTGTGTCGGGCTACCAGATCCTACACATGGACTCTAACTACCTGGTTGGCTTCACAACTGGCGAGGAACTCCTGAAGTTAGCCCAGAAGTGCACCGGAGAAGAGAGTAAGGGGGAAGCCATGCCTTCCTTGCGCTCCAAACAGCTGGATGCAGGACTTGCACGTTCCTCTCGTTTGtataaaaccagaagtagataCTATCAGCCATACGAGATTCCAGCTGTGAATGGCAGGAGGCGAAGACGGATGCCCAGCTCAGGAGACAAGTGCACTAAGTCCTTACCTTATGAACCTTATAAGGCCCTCCACGGGCCGCTGCCTCTTTGTCTTCTTAAAG
- the Macir gene encoding macrophage immunometabolism regulator isoform X1, whose amino-acid sequence MEVDINGESRSTLATLPLPVAEGSSPGKAEAEKPRCSSTPCSPMRRTVSGYQILHMDSNYLVGFTTGEELLKLAQKCTGEESKGEAMPSLRSKQLDAGLARSSRLYKTRSRYYQPYEIPAVNGRRRRRMPSSGDKCTKSLPYEPYKALHGPLPLCLLKGKRAHSKSLDYLNLDKMNIKEPADTEVLQYQLQHLTLRGDRVFARNNT is encoded by the coding sequence ATGGAAGTGGATATAAATGGAGAGTCCAGAAGTACTCTGGCCACGCTGCCTTTGCCTGTGGCCGAGGGGAGTTCCCCGGGCAAAGCAGAGGCCGAGAAGCCCCGCTGTTCCAGCACGCCCTGCTCCCCCATGCGCCGGACTGTGTCGGGCTACCAGATCCTACACATGGACTCTAACTACCTGGTTGGCTTCACAACTGGCGAGGAACTCCTGAAGTTAGCCCAGAAGTGCACCGGAGAAGAGAGTAAGGGGGAAGCCATGCCTTCCTTGCGCTCCAAACAGCTGGATGCAGGACTTGCACGTTCCTCTCGTTTGtataaaaccagaagtagataCTATCAGCCATACGAGATTCCAGCTGTGAATGGCAGGAGGCGAAGACGGATGCCCAGCTCAGGAGACAAGTGCACTAAGTCCTTACCTTATGAACCTTATAAGGCCCTCCACGGGCCGCTGCCTCTTTGTCTTCTTAAAGGTAAGAGGGCTCACTCCAAATCTCTGGACTACCTCAATCTAGATAAAATGAACATCAAGGAGCCAGCTGACACAGAAGTGCTACAGTACCAACTTCAACACCTAACCCTCCGAGGGGACCGAGTGTTTGCCAGAAATAATACATGA